The Mycolicibacterium hassiacum DSM 44199 genome includes a window with the following:
- a CDS encoding dipeptide ABC transporter ATP-binding protein: MGEPLLEVTDLEVTLGGRRVVESVRFAVEPGRTLAIVGESGSGKSVSLLAATRLLGGRAQVRGRVRFRGRDLLAAADREVRQLLGRDIGFVFQDPQSNLHPFKTIGRQIDEALRVHGVRGRAARRERVHELLDEVGIADPEHAYRHYPAEFSGGMRQRVMIAMAIACSPALLIADEPTTALDASVQADILALLARLQRDHDMAMVFVSHDLAVVHQIADTVTVVRSGRVVESGPVQQIYRRPESAYTRRLLAASRLHSLADAGEARPALRPAAAEPEPVLTVRGLRKSYRARGRRRRVVIDGLDLSVRRGEIVGLVGESGSGKSTVGRIVAGLAYADAGEITLAGTRYPTAVSDGVPPLPAAARRAVQLVFQDPYASLNPRRRVGDSIAEPLRIQRVPEPDIAERVRTAAARAALPAELLGRFPAELSGGQRQRVAIARALVLEPEVIVADEALSSLDVTTQAEIVELFAGLAREQGTGLLFISHDLGVVAAIADRVVVLGPDGVAESGRTAEVFADPRSPYTRRLLAAVPRIEARAS; the protein is encoded by the coding sequence ATGGGCGAGCCGCTGCTGGAGGTCACCGACCTCGAGGTCACCCTCGGCGGCCGACGCGTCGTGGAGTCGGTCCGGTTCGCCGTCGAGCCCGGCCGCACCCTGGCGATCGTCGGCGAATCCGGTTCGGGCAAGAGCGTTTCGCTGCTGGCCGCCACCCGGCTGCTCGGCGGCCGGGCGCAGGTGCGGGGCCGGGTGCGCTTCCGCGGCCGCGACCTGCTGGCCGCCGCCGACCGCGAGGTCCGCCAACTGCTCGGCCGCGACATCGGGTTCGTCTTCCAGGACCCGCAGAGCAACCTGCACCCGTTCAAGACCATCGGCCGGCAGATCGACGAGGCGCTGCGGGTGCACGGCGTGCGGGGCCGGGCGGCCCGCCGCGAGCGCGTGCACGAACTGCTCGACGAGGTCGGCATCGCCGACCCGGAGCACGCCTACCGCCACTACCCGGCGGAGTTCTCCGGCGGCATGCGCCAGCGGGTGATGATCGCGATGGCGATCGCCTGCAGCCCGGCGCTGCTCATCGCCGACGAACCCACCACCGCGCTGGACGCCAGCGTGCAGGCCGACATCCTGGCGCTGCTGGCGCGGCTGCAGCGCGACCACGACATGGCCATGGTGTTCGTCAGCCACGACCTGGCCGTGGTGCACCAGATCGCCGACACCGTCACCGTGGTGCGCTCCGGCCGGGTGGTGGAATCCGGTCCGGTGCAGCAGATCTACCGGCGCCCGGAGTCCGCCTACACCCGCCGGCTGCTGGCCGCCTCCCGGCTGCACAGCCTCGCCGACGCCGGCGAGGCCCGGCCGGCGCTGCGGCCGGCCGCGGCCGAGCCGGAGCCGGTGCTGACGGTGCGCGGGCTGCGCAAGTCCTACCGGGCCCGCGGCCGGCGCCGCCGGGTGGTGATCGACGGGCTGGACCTGTCCGTGCGACGGGGCGAGATCGTCGGACTGGTCGGCGAATCCGGCTCGGGCAAGTCCACCGTCGGACGCATCGTGGCCGGGTTGGCCTACGCCGACGCCGGGGAGATCACGCTGGCCGGCACCCGCTATCCCACCGCCGTGTCCGACGGGGTGCCACCGCTGCCGGCGGCGGCCCGCCGCGCGGTGCAGCTGGTGTTCCAGGACCCCTACGCCAGCCTCAACCCGCGCCGGCGGGTCGGCGACAGCATCGCCGAACCGCTGCGAATCCAACGGGTTCCGGAGCCCGACATCGCCGAACGGGTGCGCACCGCCGCCGCCCGGGCCGCGTTGCCGGCCGAGCTGCTGGGCCGTTTCCCGGCGGAACTGTCCGGCGGGCAGCGCCAGCGGGTCGCGATCGCCCGCGCGCTGGTGCTCGAGCCGGAGGTCATCGTCGCCGACGAGGCGCTGTCCTCGCTGGACGTCACCACCCAGGCCGAGATCGTCGAGCTGTTCGCCGGGCTCGCCCGCGAACAGGGCACCGGGCTGCTGTTCATCAGCCACGACCTCGGGGTGGTGGCCGCCATCGCCGACCGGGTGGTCGTGCTCGGCCCCGACGGGGTGGCCGAATCCGGCCGCACCGCCGAGGTGTTCGCCGACCCGCGCTCGCCCTACACCCGCCGGCTGCTGGCCGCCGTCCCACGCATCGAGGCGCGTGCGTCATGA
- a CDS encoding ABC transporter permease, with translation MTELLLRPTAAPPAPEPARRVRIRLRALFADPGLLAGAVLVGLVGLAALVAPVVAAIVGHGPNDQFGDLTLDEAGLPITGGNGFLLGADGSGRDVLVRTLYGARVSLGIGIPATTLAMLIGVTVGLVGGYFGGRIDAVLTEFTNIALAFPFLVTALSVVTLNRGSAGTTLVDPIIVVIGIIALFSWTYFARLTRNAVIELKSKPFVLAAIGAGAAPARVIRREILPNIAPTVIIYWAVQLPTNIVAEASLSYLGVGIKAPTPSWGTMIANAQDSALYQVQPWMLVAPAVALFVTVLGFNILSTRLRSRFDPRTVR, from the coding sequence ATGACCGAACTGCTGCTGCGTCCCACGGCCGCCCCGCCGGCACCGGAACCCGCCCGCCGTGTGCGGATTCGGCTGCGCGCGCTGTTCGCCGATCCCGGGCTGCTCGCCGGCGCTGTGCTGGTCGGGCTGGTGGGCCTGGCCGCGCTGGTGGCGCCGGTGGTGGCCGCCATCGTCGGTCACGGCCCCAACGACCAGTTCGGCGACCTCACCCTCGACGAGGCCGGGCTGCCCATCACCGGTGGCAACGGCTTCCTGCTCGGCGCCGACGGCTCCGGCCGGGACGTGCTGGTGCGTACCCTCTACGGCGCCCGGGTGTCGCTGGGCATCGGCATCCCGGCCACCACGCTGGCCATGCTGATCGGCGTCACCGTCGGGCTGGTCGGCGGCTACTTCGGCGGCCGGATCGACGCGGTGCTCACCGAGTTCACCAACATCGCCCTGGCGTTCCCGTTCCTGGTCACCGCGTTGAGCGTGGTGACCCTGAACCGGGGCAGCGCCGGCACCACGCTGGTCGACCCGATCATCGTGGTGATCGGCATCATCGCGCTGTTCTCCTGGACCTACTTCGCGCGGCTGACCCGCAACGCGGTCATCGAACTGAAGTCGAAACCGTTCGTGCTGGCCGCGATCGGCGCCGGCGCCGCCCCGGCCCGGGTGATCCGGCGCGAGATCCTGCCCAACATCGCGCCCACCGTGATCATCTACTGGGCGGTGCAGCTGCCCACCAACATCGTCGCCGAGGCGTCGCTGAGCTACCTCGGCGTCGGCATCAAGGCGCCCACCCCGAGCTGGGGCACCATGATCGCCAACGCCCAGGACTCGGCGCTCTACCAGGTGCAGCCGTGGATGCTGGTCGCCCCGGCGGTGGCGCTGTTCGTCACCGTGCTGGGCTTCAACATCCTGTCCACCCGGCTGCGCAGCCGGTTCGACCCGCGGACGGTGCGCTGA
- a CDS encoding aldo/keto reductase produces MSALPTRRLGTHGPEVSTIGLGFMSFRTGADAAEERQARDLVAAALDAGITLFDTADIYGPEFSELLLGRAIRGRRDEVTLATKFGFPLDRATNPHARPVDGRPEYARRAIDASLRRLGVDHVDLYYLHRVDPQVPIEDTVGALAELVAAGKVRHIGLSEPGPETLRRAHAVHPIAAVQNEWSLFSREIERETLAVARELGIGIVPYSPLGRGWLTGRVQTPDDVSVTHRAHPRFGAEAFERNRALAAEVAAVADELGVRPGQVALAWVLARGEDVVPIPGTRHVEYLRENIGAVGITLGDEQLRRLESLADRVAGERSIRPEQLGVEAPAPVAG; encoded by the coding sequence GTGAGCGCACTTCCCACCCGCCGGCTCGGCACGCACGGCCCGGAGGTCTCGACCATCGGACTGGGCTTCATGAGCTTCCGGACCGGCGCCGACGCGGCCGAGGAGCGGCAGGCCCGCGACCTCGTCGCGGCGGCGCTGGACGCCGGCATCACCCTGTTCGACACCGCCGACATCTACGGCCCGGAGTTCAGCGAGCTGCTGCTCGGCCGCGCCATCCGGGGCCGGCGCGACGAGGTGACGCTCGCCACCAAGTTCGGCTTCCCGCTCGACCGCGCCACCAACCCGCACGCCCGGCCGGTGGACGGCCGTCCCGAGTACGCGCGCCGGGCCATCGACGCGTCGTTGCGCCGCCTCGGCGTCGACCACGTCGACCTGTACTACCTGCACCGCGTCGATCCGCAGGTGCCGATCGAGGACACCGTGGGCGCGCTGGCCGAGCTGGTCGCGGCCGGCAAGGTGCGTCACATCGGGCTCAGCGAGCCCGGCCCGGAGACGCTGCGCCGGGCCCATGCGGTGCATCCGATCGCGGCGGTGCAGAACGAGTGGTCGCTGTTCAGCCGGGAGATCGAACGCGAAACCCTGGCCGTGGCACGCGAACTCGGGATCGGAATCGTGCCCTACTCGCCGCTGGGCCGCGGCTGGCTGACCGGGCGGGTACAGACCCCCGACGACGTCAGCGTCACCCACCGCGCCCACCCGCGGTTCGGCGCCGAGGCCTTCGAACGCAACCGGGCGCTGGCGGCGGAGGTGGCGGCGGTGGCCGACGAGCTCGGGGTGCGGCCCGGCCAGGTCGCACTGGCCTGGGTGCTGGCCCGTGGCGAGGACGTGGTGCCGATCCCGGGCACCCGGCACGTGGAGTACCTGCGGGAGAACATCGGCGCGGTCGGCATCACCCTCGGCGACGAGCAGCTGCGTCGGCTCGAGTCGCTGGCCGACCGGGTCGCCGGGGAGCGCTCGATCCGCCCGGAGCAACTCGGCGTGGAGGCCCCCGCCCCGGTGGCCGGCTGA
- a CDS encoding LLM class flavin-dependent oxidoreductase produces MSTEGPIVLNGFTMNAVSHVNYGLWRHPADESYRYNTVDHWVRLARILDDGGFDALFIADALGLLDTYGGGPEASLRTGTQSPVSDPLPLVPALAAQTSHLGFGVTVSTTYEHPYLLARKFTTLDHLTGGRVAWNIVTSQLDSAARNLGLAQQIPHDERYDRADEFLEVVYKLWEASWEDDAVVRDAERGVYTDPAKVHPINHAGRWFTVPDAHVSEPSPQRTPVLFQAGGSPRGQRFAARHAEVVFVAGADAEGVRRRVAETRALAAEFGRDPASLKFVTALSVVVDDTEAGARAKLAEYQSYFSAEGALAHYSASTGVDFADGDLEQTLDRVIDYRDTDSNRSLLSMFADGRRPWTLREALAPRDGFGRTPNFVGTPAGVADRLERWLAESDTDGINLIQIVSPDSWREFAELVVPELRRRGRVRPRPAGPATLRERLQGSPHVRDDHPAAQYRAARYRVPASSA; encoded by the coding sequence ATGAGCACCGAAGGACCGATCGTTCTCAACGGCTTCACGATGAACGCCGTCTCGCACGTCAACTACGGGCTGTGGCGGCACCCGGCCGACGAGAGCTACCGTTACAACACCGTCGACCACTGGGTGCGGTTGGCGCGGATCCTCGACGACGGCGGGTTCGACGCGCTGTTCATCGCCGACGCGCTCGGGCTGCTCGACACCTACGGCGGCGGCCCGGAGGCCTCGCTGCGCACCGGCACCCAGTCCCCGGTGAGCGACCCGCTGCCGCTGGTGCCGGCGCTGGCCGCGCAGACCAGCCACCTCGGGTTCGGGGTGACGGTGTCGACCACCTACGAGCACCCGTACCTGCTGGCCCGCAAGTTCACCACCCTCGACCACCTGACCGGCGGTCGGGTGGCCTGGAACATCGTCACCTCCCAGCTCGACAGCGCGGCACGCAATCTCGGCCTGGCCCAGCAGATCCCGCACGACGAGCGCTACGACCGGGCCGACGAGTTCCTCGAGGTCGTCTACAAACTGTGGGAGGCTTCCTGGGAGGACGACGCGGTGGTGCGCGACGCCGAGCGCGGCGTCTACACCGACCCGGCCAAGGTGCACCCGATCAACCACGCCGGCCGCTGGTTCACCGTGCCGGACGCGCACGTGTCCGAACCCAGTCCGCAGCGCACCCCGGTGCTGTTCCAGGCCGGCGGCTCCCCGCGCGGACAGCGGTTCGCCGCCCGGCACGCCGAGGTGGTCTTCGTCGCCGGCGCCGACGCCGAGGGGGTGCGCCGCCGGGTGGCCGAGACCCGGGCGCTGGCCGCCGAGTTCGGCCGCGACCCGGCGTCGCTGAAGTTCGTCACCGCGCTGTCGGTGGTGGTCGACGACACCGAGGCCGGCGCACGCGCGAAACTCGCCGAGTACCAGTCCTACTTCAGCGCCGAGGGGGCGCTGGCCCACTACTCGGCCAGCACCGGTGTGGACTTCGCCGACGGCGACCTCGAGCAGACGCTGGACCGGGTCATCGACTACCGCGACACCGACTCCAACCGTTCGCTGCTGTCGATGTTCGCCGACGGCCGCCGGCCCTGGACGTTGCGCGAGGCGCTGGCCCCGCGCGACGGCTTCGGCCGCACCCCGAACTTCGTCGGCACCCCCGCCGGGGTCGCCGACCGGCTCGAGCGCTGGCTGGCCGAGTCCGACACCGACGGCATCAACCTGATCCAGATCGTCAGCCCGGACAGCTGGCGGGAGTTCGCCGAGCTGGTGGTGCCCGAGCTGCGCCGGCGCGGCCGGGTGCGGCCCCGCCCCGCCGGCCCGGCCACCCTGCGCGAACGGCTGCAGGGCTCCCCGCACGTCCGTGACGACCACCCCGCCGCGCAGTACCGCGCGGCCCGCTACCGAGTCCCCGCGAGCAGCGCATGA
- a CDS encoding GNAT family N-acetyltransferase: protein MTDEIRVLETEAELMAANNLFRAAMVGFPPLPAGQSGLIGKILEPGRTLGVFRDGELVATADAATSTLTLPGGRLVGHAAVTHVGVAPTHTRRGIATALLTHQLRDAHARGEVVASLRASEATIYERFGYGVASLAQSVEVDTRRAVLRGGVRREGPVRLLDPERAWDVLPRIYREHRPERPGTIDRPAVWWQTRQLKAETGPRPSYVAVYGEPGAEQGFVRYHPVHTEGWFTSDDRTVVVEDLFAPTPRAYRALVVFLLELDLVDRLRFVSLPLDDPLPWLLTDRRAVRVTGVRDETWLRILDAAAALGGRSYRDAGVVTIAVHDPLLVHNTRTFAVSADGAVPVDGPAQLEAGIAAVSAALLGGTPWRALAAAGLVRVHDPEALARADRLFAVDLAPHTGINF, encoded by the coding sequence ATGACCGACGAGATCCGCGTCCTGGAGACCGAGGCCGAACTCATGGCCGCCAACAACCTGTTCCGTGCGGCGATGGTGGGCTTCCCGCCGCTGCCGGCGGGCCAGTCCGGGCTCATCGGCAAGATCCTCGAACCCGGCCGTACCCTCGGGGTGTTCCGCGACGGCGAGCTCGTCGCCACCGCCGACGCCGCCACCAGCACGCTCACCCTGCCGGGCGGGCGGCTGGTCGGCCACGCCGCGGTGACCCACGTCGGCGTCGCCCCGACCCACACCCGCCGGGGCATCGCCACCGCGCTGCTGACCCACCAGCTGCGCGACGCGCACGCCCGCGGCGAGGTGGTCGCCAGCCTGCGGGCCTCCGAGGCCACCATCTACGAGCGGTTCGGCTACGGCGTGGCCAGCCTCGCCCAGTCGGTGGAGGTCGACACCCGGCGCGCGGTGCTGCGCGGCGGCGTCCGGCGCGAGGGGCCGGTGCGGCTGCTCGACCCCGAGCGGGCCTGGGACGTGCTGCCGCGCATCTACCGCGAACACCGCCCGGAGCGGCCCGGCACCATCGACCGGCCCGCGGTGTGGTGGCAGACCCGCCAGCTCAAGGCCGAGACCGGGCCGCGGCCGAGCTACGTCGCGGTCTACGGGGAGCCGGGCGCGGAGCAGGGCTTCGTGCGCTACCACCCGGTGCACACCGAGGGCTGGTTCACCAGCGACGACCGCACCGTCGTGGTCGAGGACCTGTTCGCCCCGACCCCGCGGGCCTACCGGGCGCTCGTGGTGTTCCTGCTCGAGCTCGACCTGGTCGACCGGCTGCGGTTCGTGTCGCTGCCGCTCGACGACCCGCTGCCCTGGCTGCTGACCGACCGCCGCGCGGTGCGCGTCACCGGGGTGCGCGACGAGACCTGGCTGCGCATCCTCGACGCCGCCGCCGCGCTGGGCGGGCGCAGCTACCGCGACGCCGGGGTGGTCACCATCGCCGTGCACGACCCGCTGCTGGTGCACAACACCCGCACCTTCGCGGTCTCGGCCGACGGCGCCGTACCGGTCGACGGGCCGGCGCAGCTGGAGGCCGGCATCGCCGCGGTGTCGGCCGCGCTGCTGGGCGGCACGCCGTGGCGGGCCCTGGCCGCCGCCGGCCTGGTGCGCGTGCACGACCCGGAGGCGCTGGCCCGCGCCGACCGGCTGTTCGCCGTCGATCTGGCCCCGCACACCGGGATCAACTTCTGA
- a CDS encoding TauD/TfdA dioxygenase family protein, with the protein MTELADTTVGLDVRPVAGHIGAEIRGVDLAEPLEPAVVEEIRTALYRYKVLFFRDQRIGHAEQVAFARRFGRVTPAHPHEEDPPAGFPEILPIDSRRYERQLGRKRTSYDHSWHTDVTALVNPPAASILRAEVLPPYGGDTAWTNLVAAYEHLPEPLRDFADRLDILHRFAPRAAPGSQRDRKVREANLAAWHPAVRVHPVTGERALFVSPGFTRGPREIRGFNPEQSERILRLLWEEATRPEYTVRFRWEPGSVAFWDNRATAHLAIADAAHLGHDRVLYRVTLEGDIPRGVDGRQSELVSGAPFHGA; encoded by the coding sequence ATGACCGAACTCGCAGACACCACCGTCGGCCTGGACGTCCGGCCGGTGGCCGGCCACATCGGCGCCGAGATCCGCGGCGTCGACCTCGCCGAACCGTTGGAACCCGCCGTCGTCGAGGAGATCCGCACCGCGCTGTACCGCTACAAGGTGCTGTTCTTCCGCGACCAGCGGATCGGCCACGCCGAACAGGTGGCGTTCGCGCGTCGCTTCGGCCGGGTCACCCCGGCGCACCCGCACGAGGAGGACCCGCCGGCCGGGTTCCCCGAGATCCTGCCCATCGACAGCCGCCGCTACGAACGCCAGCTCGGCCGCAAACGCACCTCCTACGACCACAGCTGGCACACCGACGTCACCGCCCTGGTCAACCCGCCGGCGGCGTCGATCCTGCGGGCCGAGGTGCTGCCGCCGTACGGCGGTGACACCGCGTGGACCAACCTCGTCGCCGCCTACGAACACCTGCCGGAACCGCTGCGCGACTTCGCCGACCGGCTCGACATCCTGCACCGCTTCGCCCCGCGCGCGGCGCCCGGCAGCCAGCGCGACCGCAAGGTGCGCGAGGCCAACCTCGCCGCCTGGCACCCGGCGGTGCGGGTGCACCCGGTCACCGGGGAGCGGGCGCTGTTCGTCAGCCCCGGGTTCACCCGGGGCCCGCGCGAGATCCGCGGGTTCAACCCGGAACAGAGCGAACGGATCCTGCGGCTGCTGTGGGAGGAGGCCACCCGGCCCGAGTACACCGTGCGGTTCCGCTGGGAGCCGGGCAGTGTGGCGTTCTGGGACAACCGCGCCACCGCGCACCTGGCCATCGCCGACGCCGCCCACCTCGGCCACGACCGGGTGCTCTACCGGGTCACCCTCGAGGGCGACATCCCGCGCGGGGTCGACGGCCGGCAGTCCGAACTCGTCTCCGGCGCACCGTTTCACGGCGCCTGA
- a CDS encoding acyl-CoA dehydrogenase family protein codes for MTEHNTYLRPATADLEQLRERFAPIIERVAEGNLERERKRIFPYEQVRWLNDAGFGTVRIPVEFGGLGASLEQAFALLADVATADPNVAHVFRNHLAFVEDRLNAPVSAVNDAWIKRFLNGEFVGGGWTEANGLTQANMATRITAADDHYRLTGSKFYATGSLFADWLDVIGRGDDGELLTALVRRNADGVTLIDDWTGFGQRTTASGSARYEAVRVEREDVFPAAERFSYQPHFYQNAILAVLTGITRAAFRDGNTTLSQRKRNFPQGLDPNPTADAQLLAVVGRISVDVFTADAALAAASRSLDHVVAGRLTGDAAGARRRLVEAWVAVSQAQLTIIDAALHATTAIFDALGASSVAEEKGLDRHWRNARTLASHNPTVYKARILGDWFINGTDPVPSVVTTGHGGQGN; via the coding sequence GTGACCGAGCACAACACCTATCTGAGGCCAGCCACCGCCGACCTGGAACAGCTGCGCGAGCGGTTCGCCCCGATCATCGAGCGCGTCGCCGAGGGCAACCTCGAGCGTGAGCGCAAGCGGATCTTCCCCTACGAGCAGGTGCGCTGGCTCAACGACGCCGGCTTCGGCACGGTGCGCATCCCGGTCGAGTTCGGCGGGCTCGGCGCCTCGCTGGAACAGGCCTTCGCACTGCTGGCCGACGTGGCCACCGCCGACCCCAACGTCGCGCACGTGTTCCGCAACCATCTCGCCTTCGTCGAGGACCGGCTCAACGCCCCGGTCTCGGCGGTCAACGACGCCTGGATCAAGCGTTTCCTCAACGGCGAGTTCGTCGGCGGCGGCTGGACCGAGGCCAACGGGCTGACCCAGGCCAACATGGCCACCCGGATCACCGCCGCCGACGACCACTACCGGCTCACCGGCTCGAAGTTCTACGCCACCGGCAGCCTGTTCGCCGACTGGCTCGACGTCATCGGCCGCGGCGACGACGGCGAACTGCTCACCGCCCTGGTGCGCCGCAACGCCGACGGGGTGACCCTGATCGACGACTGGACCGGCTTCGGCCAGCGCACCACCGCCAGCGGCAGCGCCCGCTACGAGGCGGTGCGGGTGGAGCGCGAGGACGTGTTCCCGGCCGCCGAACGGTTCTCCTACCAGCCGCACTTCTACCAGAACGCGATTCTGGCGGTGCTCACCGGCATCACCCGGGCGGCGTTCCGGGACGGCAACACCACCCTTTCGCAGCGCAAGCGCAACTTTCCGCAGGGCCTGGACCCGAACCCGACCGCCGACGCCCAGCTGCTCGCCGTCGTCGGCCGGATCTCGGTCGACGTGTTCACCGCCGACGCCGCGCTGGCGGCCGCCTCGCGCAGCCTCGACCACGTGGTGGCCGGCCGGCTGACCGGCGACGCGGCTGGGGCGCGGCGGCGGCTCGTCGAGGCCTGGGTGGCGGTCAGCCAGGCGCAGCTGACCATCATCGACGCGGCCCTGCACGCCACCACCGCGATCTTCGACGCGCTGGGGGCCTCCTCGGTGGCCGAGGAGAAGGGCCTGGACCGGCACTGGCGCAACGCGCGGACGCTGGCCTCGCACAACCCGACCGTGTACAAGGCCCGCATCCTAGGCGACTGGTTCATCAACGGCACCGACCCGGTGCCCAGCGTGGTCACCACCGGCCACGGCGGACAGGGGAACTGA
- a CDS encoding NtaA/DmoA family FMN-dependent monooxygenase (This protein belongs to a clade of FMN-dependent monooxygenases, within a broader family of flavin-dependent oxidoreductases, the luciferase-like monooxygenase (LMM) family, some of whose members use coenzyme F420 rather than FMN.) produces MTDIAPRQLHLLTFSNTRSAGPWRHPDLDNSTAGVRKRLIEHVRTAEAGALDAVFFADGLNYGPPQTWAYKITEDFEPLTTSAALSSLTERIGFVVTGSTTFAHPFHLARQLLSLDHLSGGRAGWNVVTSFAKAAAENFSSRGVPDHDERYRIAEEFLDVVRKLWDSWDTDTIVEDRARGIFNDVSRIHVPDHHGRYFDVKGPLGAARSVQGQPVIFQAGSSPAGSAFAARHAEVIFTGQGTLDKARAFYRQVNESARRYGRSVPPLITPSLRFIVGSTEEEARRAEQTAYEYFSPEYQAGWLLEVEVDVTGADLDAPVPASAFPESTERHQTALAGYRALATDGNPTVREFLWRTVNGWGLSVTGTPEQIADTMQTWFESRAADGFVLQHAWLPGQFETFVEQVVPVLRKRGLFRHEYTGTTLREHLGLPVPPNYYRAAS; encoded by the coding sequence TTGACCGACATCGCGCCGCGGCAGCTGCACCTGCTGACCTTCAGCAACACCAGGTCGGCCGGTCCGTGGCGGCACCCGGACCTCGACAACAGCACCGCCGGGGTCCGCAAACGGCTCATCGAACACGTCCGCACGGCCGAGGCCGGTGCCCTGGACGCGGTGTTCTTCGCCGACGGGCTCAACTACGGCCCGCCGCAGACCTGGGCCTACAAGATCACCGAGGACTTCGAACCGCTCACCACCAGTGCGGCGCTGTCGAGCCTGACCGAGCGGATCGGGTTCGTGGTGACCGGTTCGACCACCTTCGCCCACCCGTTCCACCTGGCCCGCCAACTGCTGTCGCTGGACCACCTGTCCGGCGGACGGGCCGGGTGGAACGTGGTGACCAGCTTCGCCAAGGCCGCCGCCGAGAACTTCTCCAGCCGCGGCGTGCCCGACCACGACGAGCGCTACCGCATCGCCGAGGAGTTCCTCGACGTGGTCCGCAAGCTGTGGGACAGCTGGGACACCGACACGATTGTCGAGGACCGCGCCCGCGGGATCTTCAACGACGTCAGCAGAATTCACGTGCCCGACCATCACGGCCGGTATTTCGACGTGAAAGGCCCGCTGGGCGCTGCCCGTTCGGTGCAGGGCCAGCCGGTCATCTTCCAGGCCGGCTCGTCACCGGCCGGCAGCGCGTTCGCCGCCCGGCACGCCGAGGTGATCTTCACCGGGCAGGGCACGCTGGACAAGGCGCGGGCCTTCTACCGGCAGGTCAATGAGAGCGCCCGGCGCTACGGCCGGTCCGTGCCGCCGCTGATCACCCCGTCACTGCGGTTCATCGTCGGCTCCACCGAGGAGGAGGCGCGCCGCGCCGAGCAGACCGCCTACGAGTACTTCAGCCCGGAGTACCAGGCCGGCTGGCTGCTCGAGGTGGAGGTCGACGTGACCGGGGCCGACCTGGACGCACCGGTCCCGGCCTCGGCGTTCCCCGAGTCGACCGAGCGACACCAGACCGCCCTGGCCGGCTACCGCGCACTGGCCACCGACGGCAACCCCACGGTGCGGGAGTTCCTGTGGCGCACCGTCAACGGCTGGGGCCTGTCGGTGACCGGCACCCCCGAACAGATCGCCGACACCATGCAGACCTGGTTCGAGTCGCGCGCCGCCGACGGGTTCGTACTGCAACACGCCTGGCTGCCCGGGCAGTTCGAGACGTTCGTCGAGCAGGTGGTCCCGGTGCTGCGCAAACGCGGCCTGTTCCGGCACGAGTACACCGGCACCACGCTGCGCGAACACCTCGGCCTGCCGGTGCCGCCGAACTACTACCGCGCCGCGTCCTGA